From Brachionichthys hirsutus isolate HB-005 chromosome 2, CSIRO-AGI_Bhir_v1, whole genome shotgun sequence, one genomic window encodes:
- the LOC137901384 gene encoding calcium-independent phospholipase A2-gamma-like, with amino-acid sequence MSLLRKCPSLAKAQRRLDVHRSSLLPPPLPSRLTKNPHLKHLHHLDISSTSYIQSVRFCSASETNVFKAEAPIGIFEDIPAASSNFSSLRGHVGQSLNRLSRHINIYFKRKDFVTQAESACLVATPVRSQRRSQSQQAAGEQRISEGKGAMQTLKFTDKAREPLETSPSSQGHFGLQLFHVSSLVTTFGESYSYVANHINSVFSRNFAKVPLQEDLERTSAATRTRRRKKRQRQRTQVESDHISSYLHFARHINKYFGAKVGVDQEQHSVEQNPKNQSLTQATSQSQGAVSQQKEERATAPEYGGLFHSSRDAADFGGNYFQTASHINRYFNGQSGLDEDIDEVDAEAGFATSERSLSFMDCLHHPTSIIPDFLGAYLKMGPSTLAVEPKGHATSPEALFNKKFVLSPRRAEEEARGLMGGLAQASSPEAVTACVEALNQHLISYPSCKAVMWQEKTAVTLLRKRQSHGENQALQSAVRETLALIGYVDPVRGRGIRVLSIDGGGTRGVVPLQMLKLLEAETGKKIHQLFDYICGVSTGAVLAFMLGLVHFSLEECADMYRRFGSEVFRQNPLVGTVRMGWSHSYYNTETWEKILQEKLGHKLLIKTAGDASSPKVSAVSTVVNWGSGPKAFVFRNYNHQPGSLSRYAGGSGFQMWEAVRASSAAPGYFQEFPLQSDIHQDGGIILNNPCALAVHESRLLWPNQPFQCVLSLGTGRHDNAKRVPITSTSLKAKIGNLIYSATDTEGVHTLLDDLLAPDVYFRFNPLLSVSVSLDESRPEALDQLQKDTRSYLERNGPKVARLCLVLGAERSAISRTRDWMSERAWVMRQRWVRVG; translated from the exons ATGAGCCTCCTGAGGAAGTGTCCTTCTCTGGCTAAGGCACAGCGCCGCCTGGACGTCCACAGAAGCTCGCTGCTGCCGCCTCCTCTGCCCTCCAGATTAACGAAAAACCCTCATTTGAAACATTTGCACCACCTTGACATAAGTTCTACATCTTATATCCAGTCTGTGCGCTTTTGCTCAGCTTCCGAAACGAATGTGTTCAAAGCCGAAGCTCCAATCGGGATCTTTGAGGACATTCCGGCCGCCAGTTCCAACTTCAGTTCACTGAGAGGACACGTCGGGCAATCATTAAATCGACTCTCCAGacatattaacatttatttcaagAGGAAGGATTTCGTAACTCAAGCTGAAAGCGCTTGTCTTGTCGCAACTCCAGTTAGGTCGCAGAGGCGAAGCCAAAGCCAACAGGCAGCCGGAGAGCAAAGGATATCTGAAGGCAAAGGTGCAATGCAGACCTTAAAATTCACAGATAAGGCCAGAGAGCCACTGGAAACAAGTCCGTCATCACAGGGACATTTTGGGCTGCAACTATTTCACGTCAGCTCACTGGTGACAACATTCGGCGAGAGTTACAGCTACGTTGCTAATCACATTAACTCGGTCTTCTCCCGCAACTTTGCAAAAGTTCCCCTGCAGGAGGATTTGGAAAGAACGTCCGCCGCCACAAGGActcggaggaggaagaagagacaaagacaacgCACTCAGGTGGAATCCGATCATATCTCCAGCTACCTTCACTTTGCCAGACACATCAATAAATACTTTGGTGCGAAGGTTGGAGTCGATCAAGAGCAGCATAGTGTGGAGCAGAATCCTAAAAACCAGAGTTTAACACAAGCTACCTCACAAAGTCAAGGTGCCGTGTCACAACAGAAGGAAGAAAGAGCAACCGCCCCTGAATACGGAGGCCTTTTCCACAGCAGCCGTGACGCCGCTGACTTCGGAGGGAACTATTTCCAAACAGCCAGTCACATCAATCGGTATTTCAATGGGCAAAGCGGATTGGATGAGGATATTGATGAGGTAGACGCGGAAGCTGGATTTGCTACCTCTGAGCGGTCCCTGTCCTTCATGGACTGCCTTCATCACCCTACGAGCATCATCCCTGACTTCCTGGGTGCTTATTTAAAGATGGGCCCCTCGACCCTGGCCGTTGAACCCAAAGGTCACGCGACATCGCCTGAAGCGCTGTTCAATAAAAAG ttTGTCTTGAGCCCTCGgcgagcggaggaggaggcacgGGGATTGATGGGCGGCCTGGCTCAGGCTTCATCTCCAGAAGCTGTGACTGCCTGCGTGGAGGCTCTCAACCAACATCTCATTTCTTACCCATCATGCAAAGCTGTAATGTGGCAG GAGAAAACCGCAGTCACGTTGTTGAGAAAGCGACAAAGTCACGGAGAAAACCAGGCGCTTCAGAGCGCGGTCAGAGAAACCTTGGCCCTGATTGGCTACGTCGATCCGGTCAGAGGTCGCGGCATTAGAGTGCTGTCCATCGATGGCGGCGGCACGAG AGGCGTGGTGCCTTTGCAGATGTTGAAGCTGCTGGAAGCCGAGACGGGCAAGAAGATCCACCAGCTATTCGACTACATCTGCGGCGTGAGCACAG GCGCTGTTCTGGCTTTCATGCTGGGCTTGGTCCACTTTTCTCTCGAGGAGTGTGCTGACATGTACCGACGTTTTGGCTCTGAAGTGTTTCGGCAGAACCCGCTGGTCGGCACCGTGAGGATGGGCTGGAGTCACTCTTACTATAACACTGAGACCTGGGAGAAAATACTACA GGAAAAGCTGGGACATAAATTACTTATTAAAACAGCCGGGGACGCGTCGAGTCCAAAG gtCTCAGCAGTCAGCACGGTGGTAAACTGGGGTTCGGGTCCGAAGGCCTTCGTCTTCCGCAACTACAACCACCAACCGGGTTCTCTCAGCCGCTATGCGGGGGGGTCGGGCTTCCAGATGTGGGAGGCAGTGCGAGCATCGTCAGCCGCCCCCGGATACTTCCAGGAGTTCCCCTTACAAAGTGACATTCACCAG GACGGGGGAATTATCCTGAACAATCCCTGTGCCTTGGCTGTTCACGAGAGCCGTCTATTGTGGCCCAATCAGCCCTTCCAGTGCGTGCTGTCTCTCGGCACTGGTCGCCATGACAATGCTAAGCGTGTCCCCATCACCTCCACCAGCCTGAAGGCCAAGATAGGTAACCTGATCTACAGCGCTACCGATACCGAAGGGGTCCACACCCTTCTGGACGACCTGCTGGCTCCGGATGTCTACTTCCGCTTCAACCCCTTGTTGAGCGTATCGGTGTCTCTGGATGAGAGCCGACCGGAGGCTCTGGACCAGCTGCAGAAGGACACCCGGAGCTACCTGGAGAGAAATGGGCCCAAAGTGGCGAGGTTGTGTTTGGTGCTCGGAGCGGAACGCTCGGCCATCAGCAGGACTAGAGACTGGATGAGTGAGCGGGCCTGGGTGATGAGGCAGAGATGGGTGCGAGTCGGCTAA